One Denticeps clupeoides chromosome 3, fDenClu1.1, whole genome shotgun sequence DNA window includes the following coding sequences:
- the alpk2 gene encoding alpha-protein kinase 2 isoform X3, producing the protein MTEPPTADPPNRCLPSPEMEAAQPPSPSDNTRSKDRIHDGKSYDAKTDMKCSHDFHLPISDRLTMSGSGDIVEYSQTDTLDSFQMLGNVVPSLFCCGTDTSEDTGFDSSFSRDPVDPGGLGNKGNLISQESDTVEGCQNIDTNTWLIPNVTVPEVPDTFHVCDLAQSNISGGNLDASGVMHGVKIAVTKSPQAMHEGDSGAGSLVQFDFNTCGSLQAEMESAMDNHAVDITNIYTCGGNFDTRLSSQDFQKPETESEPLNWALLETSQSHASLALSNSADVSLLTDGVNLQPENLQTSCSASDELWVDACQFLADEVDEAPILNEWGYSPTPSSSDESTQNTKVSGVLLRMAAPIGQLSSDTVLWGPPVERWSSTDSWASALSDWAPAQTLHPEDFPQAGTSSEASMAIQDQAVEQRQALDSSILSGQTCPLPNMTEVAPTGPKEQEMQKKGNFCFSVQNDLENKTVISAHGAPFCSSDCPGAIPHGKDSNIEEVRHKDIYSLKDSAEDQIFFSDAGQSQVRQKQESTDLWEVTEDTVSLPILHIEEEGDKSYDSVDISSYSGWRVSAPRCAEEHAADRRSLIAGLNLTPHSTQLHNETRPLTASAHGTHAGKVESYLEHGGAQAEYTCLTQQEVKNDAPQFILPLAPLSPVCLGNNLLRHANSPLTVDKVSAAGSKNEHKLKTWVPTHGYTIPGLDIAPKIHLKPAAPGISSSEEHDDQQPSASSEDDQGPKVNGNSSENTDQDSSSTRDSETPADLKQSTTACSADDLSEELSKLLMLTGEHFMVSEKERIAFVTLDLDNSIKFMEHQRGPFPVPLKSTKGEKIQLSCVKERTKATKMTHKTSNKESTSHSKSKDKAEMASLAKDAVCDDGSVTLIETVVITEKITAKAHHKKKKKHSHSAVVKTDQPTIETGAKHKMSRGKTECSEAKLPAKDDPKSPKKPSVQSEIRPKVAGLKKDVKVNRICGASAENTARVQEDHPTRPEAKQEKQADLIKRRCLSEDKFGGTLKESKQHMPEVTVKAKKDEEATCRKAYNEVVKQKSHKVIEVPRVVGPIQAEPVPNDPQSISLWCQFSLVTAASTVTWTKGQTILAEVTKNTGDDGRMSLAILKVCSKDLGMYHCCLRNPHGSASSDFHLTSEGKKAKFCVSL; encoded by the exons ATGACAGAGCCGCCGACAGCCGATCCGCCCAACAGATGTCTGCCATCCCCTGAGATGGAAGCTGCCCAGCCACCGTCTCCTTCAGACAACACCAGAAGCAAGGACAGAATTCACGATGGCAAGAGTTATGACGCTAAGACTGACATGAAATGCAGCCATGATTTCCATCTACCAATTTCAGACAGACTTACCATGTCTGGGAGTGGGGACATTGTGGAATATAGTCAAACTGACACACTTGACTCCTTCCAGATGCTGGGAAATGTGGTGCCATCACTTTTTTGTTGTGGGACTGACACTTCAGAGGACACTGGGTTTGATAGTAGCTTCAGCAGAGACCCAGTGGATCCTGGGGGCTTAGGGAATAAAGGCAATTTGATTAGCCAGGAAAGTGACACTGTAGAGGGTTGCCAAAACATTGACACAAATACCTGGCTGATTCCAAATGTTACAGTTCCAGAAGTCCCAGACACTTTTCATGTTTGTGACCTGGCACAAAGCAACATTTCTGGTGGTAACCTGGATGCCAGTGGTGTAATGCATGGTGTTAAGATAGCAGTAACCAAAAGCCCTCAAGCTATGCATGAAGGTGACTCCGGAGCTGGCAGCCTTGTTCAGTTTGACTTCAACACCTGCGGTTCTTTACAAGCTGAAATGGAATCGGCTATGGATAATCACGCTGTTGACATCACAAACATCTACACGTGTGGTGGAAACTTTGACACACGTCTCTCAAGCCAGGATTTTCAGAAGCCAGAGACAGAAAGTGAGCCATTAAACTGGGCCCTTTTAGAGACAAGTCAGTCACATGCATCTCTTGCACTCAGCAATTCAGCTGATGTCTCCCTCCTGACAGACGGAGTTAATTTACAACCAGAAAATTTACAAACCAGCTGCAGTGCTTCTGATGAGCTGTGGGTGGATGCTTGCCAGTTCCTGGCAGATGAAGTGGATGAGGCGCCTATTTTGAATGAGTGGGGGTATTCTCCCACCCCGAGCAGCTCTGATGAgtccacacaaaacacaaaggtGTCGGGTGTCCTCCTGAGAATGGCAGCTCCCATTGGTCAGCTTTCCAGCGACACCGTCCTATGGGGGCCTCCTGTTGAGAGATGGTCATCCACAGATAGCTGGGCAAGTGCACTTTCAGACTGGGCTCCGGCTCAAACGCTCCATCCAGAAGATTTCCCTCAAGCTGGAACATCATCTGAGGCCAGCATGGCCATCCAGGACCAGGCCGTGGAACAGAGACAAGCTTTAGACAGTTCCATACTCAGCGGGCAGACATGTCCATTACCTAACATGACTGAAGTGGCACCTACTGGTCCAAAGGAacaagaaatgcaaaaaaaggggAATTTCTGCTTCTCTGTTCAAAATGATTTAGAAAATAAGACTGTGATTTCTGCACATGGAGCCCCTTTCTGTTCAAGTGACTGTCCCGGTGCCATTCCTCATGGCAAGGACAGTAACATTGAAGAAGTACGCCACAAGGACATATACTCACTCAAAGACAGTGCTGAAGACCAAATTTTCTTCTCAGATGCAGGGCAGTCACAGGTAAGGCAAAAG CAAGAGAGTACAGATCTTTGGGAGGTGACGGAAGACACTGTGTCCTTGCCCATTTTGCACATTGAGGAGGAAGGTGATAAAAGTTACGACTCTGTGGACATCTCGAGTTACTCTGGCTGGCGTGTGAGCGCTCCACGGTGTGCTGAAGAACATGCCGCAGACAGACGGAGCCTTATCGCAGGGCTGAATCTCACTCCACATTCTACTCAACTGCACAATGAAACAAGACCCCTGACGGCAAGTGCACATGGCACTCATGCAGGCAAGGTGGAATCCTATCTTGAGCATGGAGGAGCACAGGCTGAGTACACCTGTTTAACCCAACAAGAAGTGAAGAATGACGCTCCCCAGTTTATTTTGCCCTTAGCCCCTCTCAGTCCGGTTTGCTTAGGGAACAATCTCCTCCGACACGCCAACAGCCCTCTCACAGTCGACAAAGTCAGCGCTGCTGGCtccaaaaatgaacataaactAAAGACTTGGGTTCCAACACATGGCTACACCATCCCTGGTCTGGATATAGCCCCGAAGATTCATCTGAAGCCAGCAGCTCCTGGGATCAGTTCCAGTGAAGAACATGATGACCAGCAGCCCTCAGCCAGCAGTGAAGATGACCAAGGTCCTAAAGTAAATGGGAATTCTTCAGAAAACACTGACCAGGATTCTTCTTCCACAAGAGATTCAGAGACACCAGCAGACCTCAAGCAGAGTACAACAGCATGCTCAGCGGATGACCTCAGTGAAGAACTGTCTAAGTTGCTCATGCTCACGGGGGAGCATTTTATGGTTTCAGAGAAAGAACGAATAGCATTTGTTACGTTGGATCTTGATAACTCTATAAAGTTCATGGAGCACCAGAGAGGACCTTTTCCAGTTcctttaaaaagcacaaaaggggagaaaattCAGCTTAGCTGTGTCAAAGAGCGCACAAAAGCCACCAAAATGACTCATAAGACTTCAAATAAAGAGAGTACATCTCACTCTAAAAGCAAGGACAAAGCAGAAATGGCTTCCCTAGCAAAAGACGCTGTTTGTGATGATGGATCTGTGACCCTTATTGAAACTGTAGTCATAACAGaaaaaatcacagcaaaagcacatcataaaaagaagaagaaacattCCCACTCTGCTGTGGTGAAGACAGATCAGCCCACCATAGAGACTGGAGCCAAACACAAGATGAGCAGAGGTAAAACGGAATGCTCTGAAGCAAAGCTGCCAGCCAAAGATGATCCAAAATCCCCAAAGAAACCATCTGTCCAATCTGAAATCAGGCCGAAAGTGGCAGGGCTGAAAAAAGATGTGAAGGTGAACAGGATCTGTGGAGCCAGTGCTGAAAACACAGCACGTGTCCAGGAAGACCACCCCACACGGCCAGAGGCCAAGCAGGAAAAGCAAGCTGACCTGATCAAGCGCAGATGTCTCTCTGAGGACAAGTTTGGCGGAACCCTCAAAGAATCAAAACAACACATGCCTGAAGTGACAGTCAAGGCTAAGAAAGATGAAGAAGCAACTTGCAGGAAGGCCTACAATGAGGTTGTCAAACAgaaatctcacaaagtgatcGAAG TCCCTCGAGTAGTGGGGCCCATTCAGGCTGAGCCGGTCCCTAATGACCCACAGAGCATCTCTCTCTGGTGCCAGTTCAGTTTGGTCACCGCTGCCTCAACTGTCACATGGACAAAAGGACAAACAATTCTGGCAGAAGTCACGAAAAA CACTGGAGATGATGGTCGTATGTCTCTGGCCATCTTGAAGGTCTGCAGTAAGGATCTTGGCATGTATCATTGTTGCCTCAGAAACCCTCATGGCTCAGCCTCCTCTGACTTTCATCTCACCTCAGAGGGTAAGAAAGCCAAG TTCTGTGTGAGCTTGTGA